A genomic window from Engraulis encrasicolus isolate BLACKSEA-1 chromosome 14, IST_EnEncr_1.0, whole genome shotgun sequence includes:
- the LOC134462946 gene encoding exostosin-like 2 has product MVYIFFLSLTAVLMLDDDLQISSPDVTFAFSVWKRYPDQLVGFVPRTHVTTAPGVYGYSYNTGAAGGVRYSMTLTSAAFLHRRYLQLYREQPREVIDMVDKGQNCEDITMNFIVALWLAKQKDGGESKARAAAVYVKALDMQNLEGDTKSGYHGLWHRKDHMEQRSHCLNQLAKIYGSMPLRYSNLMLTRKHP; this is encoded by the exons ATGGTGTA tattttttttctctctctcacagctgTGCTAATGCTGGATGACGACTTACAAATTAGTTCTCCTGATGTAACGTTTGCCTTCTCTGTCTGGAAG AGATACCCTGACCAGCTGGTGGGCTTTGTGCCACGGACGCACGTCACTACAGCCCCCGGCGTGTACGGCTACAGCTACAACACAGGGGCAGCTGGAGGTGTCAG GTACTCCATGACTCTGACCAGCGCTGCGTTCCTCCACCGCCGCTACCTACAGCTCTACCGGGAACAGCCCAGAGAGGTGATCGACATGGTGGACAAGGGGCAGAACTGCGAGGACATCACCATGAACTTCATCGTGGCCCTTTGGCTGGCAAAGCAGAAGGACGGCGGCGAGTCGAAAGCCCGAGCCGCAGCCGTTTACGTGAAGGCCTTGGACATGCAGAACCTGGAGGGCGACACCAAGAGCGGGTACCACGGACTGTGGCACAGGAAGGACCACATGGAGCAGCGCTCGCACTGCCTAAACCAGCTGGCCAAGATCTATGGCAGCATGCCGTTGCGCTACTCCAACCTCATGCTAACCCGTAAACATCCATAG